Within the Maridesulfovibrio zosterae DSM 11974 genome, the region CGAGGACGTTTTCGCTTTCGCACTGCTGGTTCTGATCCTTATTTTCAGACCTTCCGGACTTCTCGGTAAGGCTCCGGTTCAGAAAGTTTAAGCTGCTCAATTATTCATCTTAAGTCAGGATATATGAAAATCCTGCTGATCAAAAAGATAAAAATGGAAAATTTGTAATATGGAAGGCTTAAAAAAATCTATACTGGCTTCATTGTGGTTCATGTTTTTGACTTTGCCCATTATGGGAGTCTTTGTGAACACAATTGATAAGTCCGTTACTTGGCATTTGGACAGAGTTTTATATGTCGGGGCTGCTGTTTTTGTACTTTCTTTTGTTTGGAGATTTCTACTGAACAGAAAAGAGCATGGTATGCAACAGGAAGAGCAGTCAAACGAGGAGAAAGTAACTTTTAGTTCTAAATTACTGACTAATCCAAAATTCTACTATCCACTTCTTGCAGTACTTATTGTTTTTGCTATCTGCTTTCCTAAATTATTTTCTATGTATCAGGTCAATATCATGATCTCGGCACTCATTTATGTAGTGCTCGGGCTTGGCCTGAATATAGTTGTAGGACTTGCGGGATTGCTCGACCTTGGTTTCGTCGCATTTTATGCCGTCGGTGCATATTCATATGCTTTGTTGAATCTTTATTGGGGAGTCAGTTTTTGGATAGCACTTCCTGTAGGAGCACTGCTTGGCGCTACTTGCGGTCTTCTGCTTGGTTTTCCTGTGCTCCGGTTGCGTGGTGACTATCTTGCTATTGTTACTCTCGGTTTTGGTGAAATTATCCGTCTTGTCCTTGAAAACTGGGGTGAATTCACTCACGGACCGTCAGGTATAGCCAATATCCCACGTCCAGACTTTTTTGGTTTAGTGTCAGGGCTGAGCGGTTCGATTTATTTTATGTACTACTTGATGCTGGTTCTTGTTGTTTTTACGATCTTTGTTGTGAGCAGGCTTAAAAATTCACGTATAGGTCGTGCTTGGCAGGCTCTTCGTGAAGATGAAATTGCATGTCAGGCAATGGGCATTGATAAAATGAAAACTAAACTTCTGGCTTTCTCTCTTGGCGCTACATGGGCCGGGATGGTCGGAGTTGTTTTTGCCGCCAAGACATCATTCATCAATCCTGCATCCTTCACATTTCTTGAATCGGCAATTATTCTTTCAATCGTAGTTCTTGGTGGTATGGGCTCTACTTTAGGCGTTATTTTAGGCGCTTTTGTATTAAGCTTACTCCCGGAATATTTGAGAGATTTCTCTGAATACCGTATGCTTGTTTTCGGAGCCACAATGGTTTTGGTTATGGTGTTCAGACCTCAGGGACTTATTAGGGATGTGCGTAAGAAAATTGATATCAGTGCTGTGAAGAAGGCTTTAGGTGGCGCCAATGAAT harbors:
- a CDS encoding ABC transporter permease subunit; this encodes MEGLKKSILASLWFMFLTLPIMGVFVNTIDKSVTWHLDRVLYVGAAVFVLSFVWRFLLNRKEHGMQQEEQSNEEKVTFSSKLLTNPKFYYPLLAVLIVFAICFPKLFSMYQVNIMISALIYVVLGLGLNIVVGLAGLLDLGFVAFYAVGAYSYALLNLYWGVSFWIALPVGALLGATCGLLLGFPVLRLRGDYLAIVTLGFGEIIRLVLENWGEFTHGPSGIANIPRPDFFGLVSGLSGSIYFMYYLMLVLVVFTIFVVSRLKNSRIGRAWQALREDEIACQAMGIDKMKTKLLAFSLGATWAGMVGVVFAAKTSFINPASFTFLESAIILSIVVLGGMGSTLGVILGAFVLSLLPEYLRDFSEYRMLVFGATMVLVMVFRPQGLIRDVRKKIDISAVKKALGGANE